GACGACGTAGACGCTGAGGCCGGCCTGGGGGATGTCCGCGTGGGGAAACCCGGCGAAGAGAGAGATCGAGATGACCCGGGGATCCTTCTCCATCTCGTCCGCCATGTCGTAGAGCCGTCGCATGGGCCCGCGCGCCGTCCCCTGGTTCCCCAGGGGAGGAAGGATGGGCGGGGTGCGCAGCGCGGCGGTTGGACGAAGCCGGCCCGCGATCACCTGCAGCAGGCGTTCGGTGGCTTCGACGCCGCGCTCGGCCATGTCGACATGGGGATAGGTCTTGTAGCCGTGGAGGAGATCGGCGCCGCGCACCATCTCCTCGGAGAGATTGCCGTGGAAGTCGAGGCTCACCGCGATGGGCACGGAGGGCCCGACGACCGCGCGTACCGCGCCGATGAGGTCGCCCTCGCCGTCGTCGATGCCGTCGCACACCATCGCCCCGTGCAGATCGAGCAGCACACCGTCGAGCGGCCCCGCCGCGCGGAGATCGGCGAGCATGCGCTGCTTCACGTGCGCGTAGATCTCCTTGGTGACGAGGCCGGCCGGCGACGCCGCCGCCGCCACCGAGGGGATGAGCCGCACGCCGTGGCGCTCCGCCGCGTCGATCATGCCGCCCAGGCAGGTGCCGGTGCCGCGGTACGTCTCCACGAGCTCACCGCCGTAGTGGAGATTCCGCGCTTCGAACTGGCGTCGGTCAGTCGGAATGTTACTGAAGGTATTGGTCTCGTGGGACATCATCGCGATGAACACGTTCATCGGCGTCTCCGATCAGAGCTTGAGCCGCGGATCCAGCCAGTCGCGCAGGGCGTTGCCGATGAGGTTGATCACCAGCGTGGTCACGAAGATGGCGGCGCCCGGGAAGGCGGCGATCCACCACGAGTTCAGCATGTAGACGCGGCCCTCGCCCAGCATGTTGCCCCAGGCGGGGATGGGTGGCTGCACCCCGAGACCCAGGAAGGACAGGAAGGACTCCAGCACGATGACCTGGGCGACTTGCAGGGTCGCGATGACCACGCTCGCCGAGATGAGATTCGGGAGGATCTGGCGGAAGATGAGGCGCCGGTGGCTCATCCCGAGGGCACGCCCCGCGGTGACGAACTCGCGCTCGCGGAGGGCCATGGTCTCGGCTCGGATCACGCGGGCGTAGAGGGGCCAGCCGGCGACCCCCAGCACCGCGATCATGTTGGGCAGGCTCGGACCCAGTACCGCGATCACCGCGAGGGCGAGCAGCACGAACGGGAAGACCAGGATGATGTTGACGAGCGTCATGATGATCCAGTCG
This Candidatus Methylomirabilota bacterium DNA region includes the following protein-coding sequences:
- a CDS encoding M81 family metallopeptidase produces the protein MNVFIAMMSHETNTFSNIPTDRRQFEARNLHYGGELVETYRGTGTCLGGMIDAAERHGVRLIPSVAAAASPAGLVTKEIYAHVKQRMLADLRAAGPLDGVLLDLHGAMVCDGIDDGEGDLIGAVRAVVGPSVPIAVSLDFHGNLSEEMVRGADLLHGYKTYPHVDMAERGVEATERLLQVIAGRLRPTAALRTPPILPPLGNQGTARGPMRRLYDMADEMEKDPRVISISLFAGFPHADIPQAGLSVYVVTDGDQALADRLADQLARTAWEHRHEFIHQGLPVSEAVARALTAEGRPIVLADMADNTGGGAAGDGTEILRELLRVGARSAVVACIWDPAAVAACVKAGVGQSVTLDVGGKVDQRHGAPLRVTGVVRTLSDGRFVHKGPMARGLPGRLGITAVLDVNDVKVVLISYRWQTLDPEMIRFVGLDPLEHKILVVKSTIHYRAAFEPIARAIIEVDAPGLSSSNLARFDFKRVRRPIFPLDPDTTYP
- a CDS encoding ABC transporter permease, which gives rise to MSDAIGAPPEVALQPSEAAPHAERGSPLLRRLRRLRFGVAAAAILLVIVLSAILAPLLAPHDPLVVDIRHRLSPPAWMAGGTSDHLLGTDQVGRDLLSRVIYGGRISLIVGVSAVILSATIGILAGLAAGYFGGAIDWIIMTLVNIILVFPFVLLALAVIAVLGPSLPNMIAVLGVAGWPLYARVIRAETMALREREFVTAGRALGMSHRRLIFRQILPNLISASVVIATLQVAQVIVLESFLSFLGLGVQPPIPAWGNMLGEGRVYMLNSWWIAAFPGAAIFVTTLVINLIGNALRDWLDPRLKL